A segment of the Daphnia pulex isolate KAP4 chromosome 10, ASM2113471v1 genome:
ATAAATATTCCCCTCGTACATGTAAATGTGTGTAGGCCCCTCATAGCTAGAAGAGCAGTGGGGCTGGTTAGACTGTTGTAATACTCCGTGACCCCGAAAGAAAAGTCCAGCTGCTCACGACGTATTGGAATTGCAGACGAGATAAGAATAAAAGAGCTAGCTAGTGTAACGAACCGGTCGGAGAAAATAACGACACCAACAAGATGGATTGGTCAGAAACTCACGAAAAACGCCCTTGACCCTTTTTCATATTCTcccccgttttatttttatttttattatttttattcgatttgatttcaataattttttattttacgtcaattattttctcttttctttttctttttaaatttattcccGCTGCGCGTGCGTTTctgtgatgttgttgttctggTTTCTATTATACGCGTCTGGTGCctgttgtgtgtatgtgtgtgtgtgtgtgcgcagagtcgctctctctcattcgctccgtgtgtgtgtgtgtgtaccgaTAAATGGAAGCTCACGACAGCTGAACAACAACGCCCCGACCCGGGCGTGTACGATCAACTCAATCAAACCCCCGTCTGActgccctttttttgttgttgttgttgctgttgccgttGTTGTGGTTCGGGGAGGTCGGCTCAGCGTTTGTGTTGATTGCCCTTTTATAGGATCTGGCAGGGTGGGGAGAGTTAACGGTGAGAgtacgagagagaaaaccatCAATTTAGAATTAAGTGTTACGTAGTTTccttttaaaacatttaaactaaaaaacaccAAATCCTCCAAAagctaaaaaaccaaaacaaaaccaaaaaaaccccaacgtaaaaattcgtgaaataaacaatcaaacaCGCACGAAATTAGACAGCAATTTGTCGACGCGGAACAATCTTTATCCGGATTGGTGGTGGCCGTGCCAGCACGGACCGACCGATCAGTGCCACTACTGCCGGCCGTCTTACGCCACCTTATGGAGCCACCATGCTCACCGGCAGCAGCAAAAGCACAGACACCACCAACACCAGTGTCACCAACACACGGCCGATTCCGATGTGATGGAGCAAGGGAAATCCGGTAACATGCACCAACAGGATCCACGTACTACTACACTTGAGTTTGTCCgtccatcttcttctctttttcataatttttttttttttgttcgttcgctcgttcgttcgttcgtccgATTCATCTCGTCACTGTTTcaatttccttctcttttAGATTTTAGATTTCGTTTTCACGATTTGGCGatgcgattttatttttctgaattgaaatttgaattgagttatttcttttccgtgggtttatttcatttggtttCATTTCCGTTCGGTCTGATTGGAGAATGTTGGCCGCAGATAGGACGCACTGATAGGCCGCCCCGACATTTTATTTGagtcatttaatttaattagcgtcgggggaaaacaaaagaaaaaaaaaaacatttcagcaCGAATCGATTTCAGttggttttttccttctacCTTAGTTTTATCTAGTCTCTTGTGAATTCATACgcaaatatttgaatgaattaaaaaaattgtacaacATTTATCGGTTGGCAATTCAGCTCAAGATGATCAAACATTGAAATGTCTGTGTGCAGCCAACAGTCCGCAAATTGGGACGCCGCAAATGAGCGGATCGCCCCGGAGGCGGATGGATCAACTCGAACAAAGCCAACagcagttgcagcagcagcagcagcagccggacgGAGGAGACGAGTCGTTTGTCGTCCACCGAGGCAAAACGGTCCCGACGCTTTACAATGTGGTGACGGGCGGAGAGGGAGCCACGCCCAGGGGCTCGCGGGTGGCCGCCATCAAGGAGCGGTTCAACATGGACACGAAAGCGGAAGAAAGAGGCGAAGATCGCTCCTCGTCATCATCCGGTCCGGCCGGCGTCCCCTCCAACTGGGAGGATCGCAAATCGGGCACCAGCTACGCCGGACGCCGCTCCCGACGCAATTCCATCACGGACGACTCGCATTTGACGATCGAGAACTTTGGCGGAAGTCAGGACAACTTGTCCATGTTCGGCCGCAATCCGGACAAGGAGCCGGCGACTGTGCAGCAGTCGGGTCGGCGGCCTTCGATCGACGCCTTCACCCCCGATTCGATCCCGCCAACCGCCGGAACGCCGTCCACGCCCGCCGGAGTCAATTATTGGAGGCGGAACAATGATCGCACCCGCTCGCAGgtataaaatttgtttttccgttttgttttattttgttctcctttttgtgtttctgtCCTGATATCTCGgtcaggaaaaacaaaacaaagtagaaaagtagaaaagtCTTTACCGCATCCGCCATCTGGATCAGTGGTTTTCCCGCCATTCTTGGGCTGTTGTGTAATTGTCGACGACACAGAGACACAAAACGGCGGCCGTTCGTTTTCTCTTGACGGGAAACGACAACGGCGGAaaatggccgtcgtcgtcgtcgtgtgtaAATCAAGACGAATGGGGTTGTTGTTCACATTGGGTTGTTGGCTCCTCGCAGGAAAACCTGTCGGACTACTTAATGGACAACCGTGACGTCGAGGAACAGCTGGACAGGCGCTCGCGGGCCAGCAGCCCTACttacagcagcatcagcagcacgGCCAAGAGCGGCAGCCACAATGGCAACAAGCAGTTTGTCATCATTGCGTCCAATCCGTCGGAGCCGGCCGATCTTTACGAGGACCCCAGAGTCAATTTGGCCAGGGCCACCAATTTCGCCGAACTTTCCAAACTGCGGGAGAGTCTCGGCTCCAACTCGGCCATCAACATCGTCTACATGCAGCAGGACAAGGATCCCATCCAAAGTGGTGAGCTCCTAACTGATTATCCACTGTCCAGTCACGCCATTCTAATCCATTTTGGTCCAATAATTTAGCTAAAGGCAGCGCGGTGGGATCGCCAGTGTCTCAGCACGGCCGTCGGATCAGCGAGAACCAGCGGAAGCTGGGCGGAGGGATCACGATCGCCGAGGCCATGTCGTCGACGTCGTGGGAGCCACAGACGCCGGTCGTCGACAAAATGGACGGTCGGCTGGAAGCGCTGATGCCCGACGACATGAACTCGACCACCGACCTCTACAGCATCCGCCTCAAGATGGAGGAGAAGCGCAAGCGGATCGAATCCGACAAGCGCCAGCAGGAGCTTTTGGCCAACCGCCAACGCGAAAAGGTCGGCAAGGCCGCCTTCCTCCAGGTAACCGATTCCGTTTAGCCTTCCATTGCTCTGTCCGCTCTCTCTCCCACCTTTTGCCTATTACTACTATTACTCACCAGCAGCTGGACATTCATAACTGGCCCATCACGTTTGTTACTTTAGATGAAATAGTTGAATGTGTTGCACAACACAAAGAGTCAATCAAGCCAAAGTATTTGCGGTAGTTGTTATTTTTCCCGGTAGCTTTTTcggttctttttgttgttgtttttttcaatgatcATTTaccaaacaaacatttttcaccGCTGCTCTGCACCTTGCtgcccctctctctctaacaCTGTGCTGGCATGTTGATCAGGCGGTGGCCAAAGGCAAAGGAAATGCAGACGGACGGGACGGCGGTCACGCCAGTCCTGTCGACTATTACTCCGCCATGGAGTCGCCCTCGCGTTCTCACCACCCCGCCATGCCGCCcccgcaacagcagcagcagcaacaccagcCCCATCAGCTCCCCACGCCGGATTACGAGATGCCGGATTACGATTTCCTTCAGcgtcaccagcagcaacaacaccatcaacaacaacagcaacaacaacagcatcacgGCATGCCTTACGATCCTTACCGCATGGGTCAtccgatccagcagcagcagtcgccgATGAACGGTGGAGGAGCTGGCGGGATGGATCCCAACCAGCCCGGCCAGTTTTATTTGCACGAACCGTCGCCAACGTCTCGTAGGACTTGGGGCCAACCACAGCCCATCAGTCCGGCACCTCCTCCGCCTTCTATGGTTTACCGGCCGGACGACATGCTCGGTTACGGTATaccaccacagcagcagcaacaacaacaacaacagcagcaacccaGACGGGCTCAATGGGGTACACCCCAACCGGTAGGTTCTGCCTCATTTCATTCAAGCTTTGccagcttttttgttttgtttttttcactaACGTTAATGCACGGCCTGTGCGtcaatttgtgtgtgtggccttaactcaaataaaacaaaacacgcaCGGCATGACCATGGTCccttttcccccttctttgTCCCTGTTGTCCGGATAGCCATAACAGCGAAAACCTTGATCCATGTCTGccattgttttatttgatcaaCAGGTCCGGGCCATGATGGGTCACCATGGTTACATGATGAATCCCAATACGGGCAATTACATGGATGCCCACGGGCCACCGCAGGGGGGTTACATGATGCAGACTCCGCCCCGTCACCCGATGGACAACCCGTACGATGCCCAGCAGCATTATTACGCCAATGGATCGCAGTTTAACCAGCCCGATCCGCAGGATCCTTATTATTACAGTCCGGCGCGGACGCAGCAGCCTCATcccatgcaacagcagcagccccagcAACAGCAACCGCCTCCTCAACCGCAttatcaacaacagcaacaaggtTACGGTGGTCCTCCGGCTGCTGGATCGCCTCACGGTTATCCGGCTCCGTCTCCTCAGCATAATTATCCGTCGGCGGCCGACCAGAGAGCGCCATTCCGGCTCCACGCCCCCAACGACCTGGCGGCCGAGCCCGTAGTTCTTCGTTCTCCAGCCAATCCCAAGCAGCAAGCGGAAATTCCGGAATTGCATCGAGGATCCGTccacaaccagcagcagccgccgaaAGTGCAGCAGCCGGAGCAGCGGCCGCAGTCGGCCACCATCACTAGACCCGTTCCGGCCACTAGAACCATCACCCCGATCCGCAGCAGTGTGCCCAGCAACGGCGGCGGCCAGTCTTCGTCGTCGACTTCCGCCGCCGGCTCGCCCATCGGCAGCGGAGGCGTTTTCCACGCGGCCATGCCCACGCCATCTATCGACGACATGGAGCCGCAAAATGTTTCCTTCATCGAGACGCCGTCGGCGACCGGCGCCGACGGTGTGGATGAAGCGGATCTTCAACTGCCCCGCCGCCTGCGCAATTTGAATATCACCTCCGGCAACCGGACGTACAGGATTCCGCACGAGGCCACCCAGTCTTCCCCGCCTCGTCCGGCTCTGTTGAAAACGTTCCGGGCCAGCCCgagtcccagcagcagcagtcccgTTTCGCCTTCGCCCAGCTCTGTCTATCTGGCCCCCCAGCCCAACTCTTCCGGCTCGGAATCGCCCGACGAAGCCGTCTTGGACGAAGGAGTCAAAACGGCTAAGCTCAAGGAGAACGTTGAGGCCGATCGGGGCTTCATCATCACCTTCGACGACGTGGCCACCGGCCCCAAGAGACCCAAACCTCAGCTGGGCGCCAAACGCCAACCGTCTCCCAAGAAACTGTCGACCTATTCCGCCCCGTCCGAGACGACGCCAGTGTCCAGCTCGCCGGCCTATAATCACAACAACAAGTCGGGAAGCAGCAGGGTAAGATTGTTGTTCCGCCGGATGCGACCTTGGCGGCTAggcattaaaaagaaattccgcTCGATCAGTTTCTCACGCCCGATGTgaattcgatttttatttttttgttttgttttttattgttttcaacAGGAAGGAAGTCCGAGACGATCGCTGTCGTCAATGGCCCGTGAAAACCGCGACGACTACTCGCCCTTCACGCCCGATTCGCGCGATTCCGGATTCGGTCAGAACAGCCAGGAGGAGCTGAAGCTGTTCAACATGGCGACGGCCATTCCGGGAACATTGCCCGGCAGTGACCGTACCCTACGCGACTACGACTCTCAAGACGATGAGAATCCCACCGGCCTGGTTATCGGCGACGAACTCGTCAATCCCGATCCCGTAaggattttaaaatcaaatcaataatcgtctgaaaaattatgattttgtGGCTTGTGCAGGACGCCATGGACGAGATGGAgcgcaaaaaggaaaagatccTAATGCAGTCGTTGAGGCGCAAGCAGCAACAAGAGGAGGCCCGCCAGCGCAAGGAGCAGGATGCGCTCCAGCGCAAGGAAGAGGAACGTTccaaggaggaggaaaagcAGCGCAAAAAGGAGGACGAAAAAGCCCGTCGGGCCATCATTTTCGAACAATACAAGATCAAAAAGGCCATGGAAGAAGCTGAAAAAGAGGTAAACACATTCcccgggaaatttgaattttagaacgtgattttttaatttccactTCTTGAATGGTACAGGGTCGTCCGTACGAGATGCCGGATCAGATGGGATCGAAATCCGGGCCGAAAATGCGgtccaaaaacaacaacagcacgcCATCCCGGCCCCGTCCCAAGACCATCCACGTGGAATCCGGACCGCCGGAATCTTACACTCCTCATTCTCGCGCCGTGTCCACCATGTCTGCCATGTCCAGTAAAGGCAAGCGTGGCTCCGGCAACAATCTAACAGGTTTGtccattttgattgattggtttaccaatttgaaattcactTCAACTTAACCCGTGTAATAAATTTTGTAGAAAACCGGAACGATTCTCGAGGAGATGGAGTCCGTGGATCTAATCCGACTCTCAGCCGACGTGGTTCCAATTCGAGTCTGCACGGTGGTGAGTcattggtttttgtttttctttcttgttcttgCTTCGATCCTGTTTTGTGTTCCACTTTTGATGTTCGTGTTTGATGTTTAACGTCAAGCACGGGAAACTTTGATGTCTTCTACTTTAATTCAATTACCCCCTTTTATTATAATGTTCATTTTCGTTTCGTATAtatttttggttgttgctgtttttttaaacgcCCCGCCCTTCGCTGTTGTATTCGCTTTACCTAGACTCTCAAACCCCTAATCGGTATCGGACGATGGAACGAGGACATTCGGGCCGCAAGGATCTATCGGTCCCGAGATACGGACGTAAGTTGTTCATTCCTTCAAAATTCCTAATATAGCTGCTACACACGTCAATTTCTCCCTTATCGGCCTGATTTCCATCTGCTCTCTGCTCGTGTGTGAATgacttgattttaaaatgaaatcacaTTTCGGTGAATGTGAGTCAGACAGTAGTCAGCCGACCGAATATTCCAATTACGTTTGCGACTTTATCATTTTTGCTAGAAATTCAATTGTGACTTACGActtgaattgtgtgtgtgtagcgcGTCTGTCGTTtgcttgtgttgttgttgtttcgattggctttgaatttgttttgatacGAATGTGTTTGGGCATGTGTGTGGACGCGCTGTAGAATCCGGAGGCAGCACCCGCAATTCTCGTGAGGACTTGTACGGCTCCCGCAATTATCGCGGCTCTAATTCGTCCCTCAATGACGGTAggtttccacctttttttttttattttttagtttttcgcaGCAACTTGTTCGTATTCTCTCGCTTTGCccgtttgaatttttgttgaatCACCCACAAacttttccaccttttttatgttcgaatttgaatttttggtttgatGTCTTGTCTTTGggttgtttatttatttatttttattttttatttgtttctttcaatgtGACAGCTGACTCGTACGAGGCGTATCATACACCGTTGGTGCATTCCGGGCGGAAGGGTAGTGGTTTCATGACAGGTATGACGACATTTTTCGACCATCACTCTCGACTCACTTTTTTGAATTACGGACGTGGAAAATCGATCAACTACTTAAATGAGACcaggaaaaaaactaaattttagaaaataattagaaCGAGAAGATTGCATTGCTGCTTCAgtcgctttttttaaaaactatttccGATTTCTAGATCTTTATaacttattcttcttcctcctttttctctgattggctttcttgtcatttttgtttttggctttCGTCTATTTTTCTATCATGAAAACGCTTCTCTTTTCGGTGGCTGGCTGGTGATTGTAGGCGGGCGACAGGCGGACGCGACGGTAATGGCGGCCACTGCGGCGGCGGCTTCGGCAAGGCCGGCCGTCCGCTCCAGCAACAACTTGATTTTACGTCGTAGCGGATCTCTTATGGATTTCAGCGGTgaggcttttttctttccaactaACAAAACGACAAATTCTTTCActgtcctctctctctctgcaatGTCCGTCTGTGTGTACATTTTGGCACTTGACGCTTCTCAATGGTTTTGGCTTTTCGATGGGCAAAGGGATTCGATTTGTTGACTTGTCCTGGTGGAGTGGAACGTTTCACGGAAGGAATTTCTAGAATCAATCAACTTTGTGGGTGTTGTATTTTGATGAAACGAATCTGTTTTTGTCTCTTCTCACCTTTTTCCCGCCTTGTGTGCCCTAATTCACCTGTCATTTCTTCACCTGGTCTGTTCCTTCCATCCTTCCTCGCCTTGTGTTGCTTCTAGATGGGGATGCAGGTGTGGGCGGAAGGGCCAATCCGCCGTCACGGAGAATCTCTCCGGCTGTCACGCCCACTTCCACCCCTTTCAGACGATTCCCGTCGCCATCTGGTACACGtttgctgatgttgttgtcgttgtccttcacacacacacacacacacaaacagacaaacgtcgttcattaaaaaaaacaaacaatcaatatggactcttatttttttattatttgttcgcTTTTTCGTTTGGGAAACACGGATTGATTTTCTAAGCACAACACGAACATttagttaatttttatttctttaccaTAAAAATATGATCAACTGTGAATTcgtttgtgtgtttctttcaACAGGTCCTGGATCCTTGCCACCCGGTTTAGTTAGTAAGCGTCGCGGTTTTGACGATGGCGCTAGTGATGTTAGCTCAAATCAAGATTATATCGGTAGGAATTTCTAATCAATGATTGAGGtgcaaatgttttttaaaaatcgacccatttgatttttgaattgccATTCAGGTCCTCGACTGTACAAGCAGCCAGCCGCTCGTTCCAACCGTTCCATCATTTTGAACGCGGTCGAGTACTGCGTCTTCCCCGGCGTCGTGAATCGGGAAGCCAAGCAGCGCGTACTGGAGGAGATCACCCGATCGGAGAGTAAaaactttttggttttgttccgGGACGGCGGACTGACCTTCCGCGCCCTCTACTCATTCAAtcccgaaaaagaagagatcaTCAAGATGTACGGCACCGGACCGAAATTGGTCAACGACACCATGTTCGAGAAATTCTTCAAGTAAGACTTGGCACcttcttttcatctttaattgatttaaatttttaacatttgtgtGCACACTTTGTTCCTTTCCTTCCAACAGATACAATTCCGGGGGCAAGTGTTTCTCACAAGTTCACACCAAACACTTGACTGTCACGATTGACGCGTTCACGATTCACGCCGGACTTTGGCAGGGAAAGAAGCAGAGCCTacccaacaaaaaagataTGACGTTGGTCATTTAAAAAGCGAACAAATTGGGGGAATTACATAAATTGGATTTCGAAAAGGAAACCGGTTAGAATTTCttccccctccaaaaaatttgGATGATCCGATATTATTCATCCGTGTTTCACTTCATGAGAGCTGTTCGGATTGGCCTTTAGTTTTGACACCGACttgaaatataaaacaaaaaattaagaaaaagggaagagggAATTGAAATAATCAGATGACCCAACATAATCAATCGgcgcatttttttgttgtttttttttttcatttccgtttgtttttacattgtgtgtttttttttcttccggctaACCCCTCTTTGACATTCCTATTGGCTAACGTGATAACCTTGCTGTATAGGGATCGCCAAAGTTGAATTACCGTCACGTTCGGGAATTAATTTGATGAGATTgaggaatttcttttcttttttggtatttttgcTCCATCCACTTTTAATTGgtccgcccccccccccttcatctTGACCACTTGAAGAGATTAACCCGCTTACCTGGcgacattcaaaaaataataataaaaaaaaagtcgatcgttttttctttccacatcaattgttagtttttttttgttcccctcCAATATTATTTCAGCGTCCTCCTCTACATAGTGTACTCcgtttttaagaaaaaaaagtaacccTCCATTCGCGCGCTCTCCTATAACCGCGACTGCTAACTGATGTGTCAATTGATCACTTATTTTGCCCTCACACAGCCCGCCCTCACATTTGATCCAGTGccgttttttcgtttctttcaagCAATTATTAAAAGGAGAGCCAAGGGCATTCCTCatccatttgtttgttttttctttctttgcgtACGTGTTGTGTAGCGGTGAAGCTgctcattgaaaaaaaagaagaggaattgAACAGCAGAaacaatacaaacaaaaaaatgcggCTGCAAAACAGAATGTTGGAAATTTAGTTTGACGATCGCGTTTGCTGTCACCTGTAAATAGCGTTGTGTAGTTGATAAGCGTTGGCCAGCAAACCAACCGTCAAACATTGTAACAGCTTGAgccatcaatttttttttttttatttctttatttgtacCCCTATTTTATTGTGTTGCctctactctttttttctcttcttcctcgatTATGTTCTTGTTTAATTCCTACCACTTCGTTTGTtccaacttttgtttcttttttttttgcccgttCCTTCCTCCCTTTTTGTAGTTCATCACGCgagttaatattttttttcctgtcttTCCTAACGAACTTACCCGCCTGCCCGTCACGGGCGTTATTCTCTATCCTCTACATTCATATGTGCAGCAGCTGCCAAGTTCAATACAATAACCAACATGAACCAgagtttgatttttcattttcattattcattaGGTTATTGTTGCAAATTATTGTCAgctgttatttgttttatcgAAATTTAACAAGGATAATAAAAATCAGCGTCTTTTCGACCTTATTCGATCAAAAGTTACCATAACTATTTAAAAACCTTAAGTACAGAAATCATCAATGGATTAGGGAAATGGGTCGAAttgtaacttttttgaaaaatgagctCTATTCCTACACTAATACAGATCAACTTTCTTACAAAAACCATCTTCGTCTGAGCTAGGTTTTTACGGCAATAATTCGCAATGAAGCTGGATGCACTCAATCCTTCAGCAGCAGTGATCTGCCGAATCGATCATAAATGTGAACGGATTCAAACCTGAATAGAatcaaagaatcaaaaatcaCAATCATTCAGTGATGTTTGATTCAGAATcaagaatcaaaaagaatttagaaTCAGACTCTAAATTTTTGATTCTACGTAATTCGTTTTACATGTGCTTGTGGTATTTATGCCATTGTCAAGCGAGTATAGCtatgttaaattttaaacGAACAGTTTCTCGTACAATCATTGTTTGCATTCCCAGTTTGCAACAAGTTCCTGAATATTTCGGATGTAATAGGCCTATACCGGCCTATACCTCCGAAGTATTGTAAGCTTTAATAGATTTGGAAAGTTACGTTGCTTCGCATGATCTCATCAATGATTGATTTACATCGCACTTATATATCCCTATTGCGTGTTGAGCTGGATCCATGCACCTAAAATTTCACCTGTTGCCTACAAATTGGGTACATTTTAAGAGATAGCAAATTaagtagccagtgtcgggtagCCATTGTCGAAGATAGCAGGTGTCGTTTTTGCtcatttacaaataaaaagttacTTTCACTTTGGTTACTCAACATGCAATGATACATTAGAAAGGATcgtaaaaatgtggaaaatgGAGAATAACTTTGTAGCAAATTATATCGTATCTTATTTTGTGGAATGCCTCAGAGAAAACTGCAATGTAAGCAAACATGAGAAATGGATGAA
Coding sequences within it:
- the LOC124206329 gene encoding patronin-like isoform X12, translated to MESRSSSSARMRTLTYMPVVEVQGYNAHNKLQAKQRASVQWLLSKSYSHQVPEDVKEPFYRDVEDQEYLKPSVVHALANAELYCLALAHIYADPNYSQLNHWGVIQALARKGVYVAEPSDVALTETTLIHTSPLRMSAHMAVMEGIMNLFVKEVVSAERVVAAIRRFADLDASQTPAPKEAEQALLLWITKACQSLKKRLTAEVDGHGEDVPNFPELRELGDLSDGMSLLGLLAFYAPDLVDWTRIATNEPFSMADCLYNLELVHKFCSESLPNNIFHLGLEDIVYMHSSVRQNVLAFLADLFYILEVRPAKCIRPPGLMRDRFPINEETSSPSTPDADVGGQLSSPLRKSFHRRTSLQPLVKSIPDLRKGKSNAIRRQGSLQERDRTKRQTVHEDSNLSTRNNLYPDWWWPCQHGPTDQCHYCRPSYATLWSHHAHRQQQKHRHHQHQCHQHTADSDVMEQGKSANSPQIGTPQMSGSPRRRMDQLEQSQQQLQQQQQQPDGGDESFVVHRGKTVPTLYNVVTGGEGATPRGSRVAAIKERFNMDTKAEERGEDRSSSSSGPAGVPSNWEDRKSGTSYAGRRSRRNSITDDSHLTIENFGGSQDNLSMFGRNPDKEPATVQQSGRRPSIDAFTPDSIPPTAGTPSTPAGVNYWRRNNDRTRSQENLSDYLMDNRDVEEQLDRRSRASSPTYSSISSTAKSGSHNGNKQFVIIASNPSEPADLYEDPRVNLARATNFAELSKLRESLGSNSAINIVYMQQDKDPIQSAKGSAVGSPVSQHGRRISENQRKLGGGITIAEAMSSTSWEPQTPVVDKMDGRLEALMPDDMNSTTDLYSIRLKMEEKRKRIESDKRQQELLANRQREKVGKAAFLQAVAKGKGNADGRDGGHASPVDYYSAMESPSRSHHPAMPPPQQQQQQHQPHQLPTPDYEMPDYDFLQRHQQQQHHQQQQQQQQHHGMPYDPYRMGHPIQQQQSPMNGGGAGGMDPNQPGQFYLHEPSPTSRRTWGQPQPISPAPPPPSMVYRPDDMLGYGIPPQQQQQQQQQQQPRRAQWGTPQPVRAMMGHHGYMMNPNTGNYMDAHGPPQGGYMMQTPPRHPMDNPYDAQQHYYANGSQFNQPDPQDPYYYSPARTQQPHPMQQQQPQQQQPPPQPHYQQQQQGYGGPPAAGSPHGYPAPSPQHNYPSAADQRAPFRLHAPNDLAAEPVVLRSPANPKQQAEIPELHRGSVHNQQQPPKVQQPEQRPQSATITRPVPATRTITPIRSSVPSNGGGQSSSSTSAAGSPIGSGGVFHAAMPTPSIDDMEPQNVSFIETPSATGADGVDEADLQLPRRLRNLNITSGNRTYRIPHEATQSSPPRPALLKTFRASPSPSSSSPVSPSPSSVYLAPQPNSSGSESPDEAVLDEGVKTAKLKENVEADRGFIITFDDVATGPKRPKPQLGAKRQPSPKKLSTYSAPSETTPVSSSPAYNHNNKSGSSREGSPRRSLSSMARENRDDYSPFTPDSRDSGFGQNSQEELKLFNMATAIPGTLPGSDRTLRDYDSQDDENPTGLVIGDELVNPDPDAMDEMERKKEKILMQSLRRKQQQEEARQRKEQDALQRKEEERSKEEEKQRKKEDEKARRAIIFEQYKIKKAMEEAEKEGRPYEMPDQMGSKSGPKMRSKNNNSTPSRPRPKTIHVESGPPESYTPHSRAVSTMSAMSSKGKRGSGNNLTENRNDSRGDGVRGSNPTLSRRGSNSSLHGDSQTPNRYRTMERGHSGRKDLSVPRYGPDSYEAYHTPLVHSGRKGSGFMTDGDAGVGGRANPPSRRISPAVTPTSTPFRRFPSPSGPGSLPPGLVSKRRGFDDGASDVSSNQDYIGPRLYKQPAARSNRSIILNAVEYCVFPGVVNREAKQRVLEEITRSESKNFLVLFRDGGLTFRALYSFNPEKEEIIKMYGTGPKLVNDTMFEKFFKYNSGGKCFSQVHTKHLTVTIDAFTIHAGLWQGKKQSLPNKKDMTLVI